TTGTGGGGAGCTTATATGTTCATATCCGCCTGGGATTCCGGTAATAATCCCGGGGGAGactatcacaaagaaagctttGGATTATCTGCTACATGTTAGAAGCAAAGGTGCTGTAATCAGTGGAGCTTCTGATCCCGAACTCGCTTCCATAGTTGTCTGCAGCAAGTAATGCATTGTTTGGTTTGGGAGGGAGAAGGTGTAGGTACATTCCAAATTTTGTTCTGCTTCAAAAGATAGCAGCATATTGCACGACATGAATAGAATGTTGATGTAAACTAATACCGGCATTTGGATTTTGTGTTTTCtgtgtgtttttttatttattttttattattttaattttatatatttatattagcAATATTGGGGGAAGAAGAATTTCCGTACAGGATCTCGAATGCAAGGGTAAATGTTCTTGAATATCTATAACTTCAATTAACTGAAAAACTCAAAAGATATCGTAAGATAGGATTCTAGAAGGAATAAGTTAAAATTTATTAAGTTAAAAAGTCCAAACTCAATTTGGGTTGATTGCTTCTGAATGAAAACACTTTTATTCATAAATGTTTTGCAAGTGTTTCCTACTTGGAATTACTTTTCCTAAAAAACACTTGGAAATGCTTCTTAGTATCCAACATTTGtttctctagaacttgcttttGCAACCCAAATGCAGTCATAAGCACACCTTTAACCATTTCAAAAGCAAATATCAAACAAGTTCTTAGCCTGGCTTACTAATAACATGTCCAATGAAATATACAAATTAAATAGACAAAAATGTCTTATACAAACTTAGTGGGACCCAATAACCAATCCAGTTTGAAATATTGCCTACTTGGCGAGAGTAGGTATAACGTGACTCGTCAAAATCTTGAACAGAAAAATACGTTCCCTCCCAAAGGACCAATTGACTGCTCACACCAGAGATGCTACtttgcactccaaaaatctcttcctcaaaagttcaaaactcacaaaccaCTTTTGGAGTGCATCAATAAATACTGCCATATCCATATACATGTGAAATTGTTCTTTGGATCTGACATGGCTTAATACAAAGTGGATCTCCTTTCTATGATGTCCCCTTTTTCTTTACATATCAAAGGAAATCAACCCTACAAAACTCCTACACACCAAAATGTTTTCATTCCCTTTTCTTCCTCACACGAGCTCGAaacctttccttttcttctccgGATATACTGTGTATACGACTGTGTACTAATAGGCATACCAAGGCCGAAAACACAAAATGAACATTCAGTCACCAAATAATGACTATTTGGTGGCAGCTCTGTAGATGAGTACTGTTTCAAGATTGATCAGGTCTTTCTGGACTTGACTCCGTGCTAATGCTCGGATCTGCCTTGTAAGTCTTTGATGATGGAGTTCTTGTTGCTCGCTTCTTTGTCGGTCGAACAGAGGGATCAAACAGAGGTTCCCTTGCTTCTGGAGGAGGGAGTGCTAGCCGACGAGGTTGCAATTCTGGACCGTCAGCTAGACCAACCCATGCCACTGGATTTACTGCAGTAGAGAGACAAAACTATTAGTTTTGTGTTATTAATTCTTCTTCTGGAAGCAATGAAAGATACCATCCCTGAAGAAATAGGACGTCTAAAATCAAAAGGTCTCTATGTCAACGTCTTCATTCCCTCCCTGAATTTCATATATTACCTTATACTAATTGTCATTATATCGTTCATGTCCAAGAAGCAAGAAAGTTCTGTTAAACCAAATAGATGTGCCGAAATAGGATGAACAGAATATGGCAATGACATCACACTTTGCAGCATTCCTATCGAGTGTACATTTCCAAACGCATTACTGACCAACCTTTCTATCAAGGTGCCTTGTAGCTATTAAGTAAAATACCAGAAAGCAAAAACCAAATATTTTACAAGATACACAAGGCATTCCAACAAATGTCTTCCCCTATTTTTCTTGACAGATACTGTAGACTTCAGCAAGCAGGCATCAGTGGAAGCGTTTTCACTCATTAGGACAATAATTTGGCTTTAAACATCAGGAAAGAATGCCATTATATATAAACTCATCGGGATAGCACGCACTATGTACAGACTCATCAGGAAAGAATGCCATTCTCTATCGACTCACAAGAAAACAAAAGCCACAACTTAGAAAAATGCATTTAAAAGCACAGAAGTACACATTGCATAAGAAATCATAAGGTCATACTTTCTTCACCAGGTGCAAGAAGTCTAGGTGTTTCAGCAGAGTCTGTCAAATGAGCAGGATGCTTCTTCGAGTAATTGTCAGAACGCTTTCTCACATAATTTTCCTGCAAAGGCTTCGGAGTTACAAATGAGAACTGTGACATGTTAACTCCTGCATCCATATACTCAGGATGTTGAAGCAAATACCTGAAAATTCAAAACCAGCATAATAAATtaactatcaaccaaatgagtGAAGAAAATCAAGCTGAACTAAACAAGAATCACAGAAACACACTTCTGGATCTCCACCGAGGAACGAAGCTTCTTGCCTGTCGGCGATTCATAGTACCTGAACACACAAAAATGGGAGTGTCACAAAACTAAGTTGCATGTTGGCAATGCTGATGCTAATGTTGCACGACAGATTACATACACGTCTGCGAATCGGGTGCCTCCTTCACCTCTGATCCTGAGCAATCGCTGCCAACCAGGCGGGGGCTGAGCAATGTTGGGCTTATCAATGGCCCAGAGCCTGCTCCCATCCTGAGTAATGTCTTCCGGGTCATCACAAGACACCAAATCCCGCCATTCGCGTGCAGTTTCACAGTAAAAGGGCTCTTCCAGAATGTGCTCACGAATTTCCTCATACTTCTCCTTCGATGGAATGAGCCTCCATTTGAAGCAATTAGCACACTGCACAGTGAAAGCCCCAACCGACGGCAAAACCCTAGGTGGCTGATTAAACGGATATGTCCATGGAAACGACATTGGATTGTTCGGGCGATCAAACGGAGACGAAATGAGGGTTTTGGCATTGTCATGCACTGTGTCTGCGGCATTGGCATTAGCGGCTGCAGTTGCAGGGTCATACAGCACCAGCTCGTTCGATTGGAGATGGGTTCGAAGGGTTTCATCATCCGAACCCGAATCCGAATCTGacgaagtggaagaagaagatggagggaCGTCAATGGCGTCTTGGGGAGGCGTATTTTGTTCTTCTTCCCTCCGGAGCTTCTTGAACGTTATCTTACAGGGATTTCGAGAATCCATGGAAACAGCACAGAAATTTCTTGAATCCATGGATAACGAAACAGCAGATCTCAAACACCTCCTGCACACAACATACCCATGAGAAAAAATGGAAGATTTCGAAAGACCCAGATCTAGTTTAACGCTTACAAGGATGATGAGAGATCTGCgaggatgatgatgaaggtGGAGGGGTAGAATCGATCAGGGACGTTGGTTACAAGGAAATGCGCAGATCAGAGGTGAGAGCAGGTACTCTGCATCGTCATCCAGTGACTGGAGCCTGGAGGTTCAACTGGGTGAGATGATGGAATAATGAAGAGGGAGTCCAGAAGGAAGGAGATTATGGCTGGTGGGTGGATCATTTGTCACAAATATGATTTGTGCACAAttttctacctttttttttttttttttgtggttttatgTTACTTTAATTACTGcagtttttagtttattaaaCTTTGTTCCATTCATGGTAATTTGGATTTATTTGGAAAGTGAATTTTTATGGAGAAACACCTTTATGTGCTTGTATATAAAGTCTTAAAGTGATTTTATCGAGTCACTTAGTGCTACGGATTagtagtatttctcttcatttgtaagtgagatgttcgattctcgccaaagatgaatttgaaccacattatagctagcccattatgagactTAGCTTACTTCTTTGCCCCTTAGGCTAACTCCAACCCATGGCCTAAAACCTAGAATTCCCCTTCTATTCTCCCTCCCCACCCCAAAATCCATTCCAACCCAAGTTCTAATTTGGacttaaaacctaaaaaaaaagcCAGAAGTCGATCCAAGTTTAGCCTAGAAATTGATGTGGGCCCTACTAGCGTGACTAGGAATTGGCGCTTGAGCGCCAGACTCCACTTTTCCACGTGAGCACGCTTCAGAAGCGCCAACAGACGGACATACATGGTAATAGCCCCACCCATGTGGGCATGTCGGCCACTTGCACCAGCCGAGCCAACAGCTCCAAACCTATAATTCCCCTtctattccccccccccccccccacaatcCATTCTAACCCAAGTTCTAATttggacctaaaacctaaaacctacaaaaaaaGCCAGAAACTGGCCTAAGTTTCGCCAAGAAATTGGTGTGGGCCCCACCAGTGGGACTGGGAATCGGCGCTTGAGCACCAAACTTTACCTTTCCACGAGCGTACGCTTTACATGCACCAATGGACAGACCGACATGGCCCCACCGACATTTGCATGTCGGCCACTTGCACTAGCCGAGCCAACGACTCTTTTTAATCTAACGATTCCAATAATAGGCCatttgacacgccccgatctcgATATTCCCCGAacaccaggataggcacgtgttggccgacacctgagcgtgacgaaagccatttattgaatgcaaatgctgagaacaaggaataaataagacttataaatttaaatataatgaatatgcatttaagcaATGTGTTCAGAGAACACATCTaatctagaacactaaaagaattaatagaaaaattaaataaacaaaggAGTGGGTCCTCCACCTAGAGATGACTCGAAGAAGCCGATGCAGAAGTGCCTTGATGCCAGGATCGtacgccttgattctaagtcctgaggggtcgcaaaacaaacatgagtggaccaagttgatatatatatatataataaaacaattatcaacatactaaccacCAAAGctttatgaaaactaatagcataataagtgGTAGGTttttcgaaaaccctagcatgccataaaacatctCAGAAAGCATATCTTGTATATAATGTGCTAAATAGTGGTATCAGTATCAGTAATTCTTCCTTCAGAAACTTCCTTCATAAGTATTAATCACATGCAGGCTCTTACAGCACCCAACCTGAAGGTCAATATAAGTATCAATCGCCCGAAGGCTCCTACAGCACCCAACCCGAAAGTCAATATATGTATCATCGCCTAAAGGCTCCTACAACACCCAACCCGAAGGTCAATAATAAGGACCACTATATACGCACAAAACTATTGAAAataatctttccaaacataggtacatatatctcaaaagtattttcatagtataaagtcatccatcatctatactataaagaagtgtgtAAAAACATCTTCTAAATagtatatcgtcatccatcaaatATCCTACAAAGAACATGGGTTCAATAGAAAATATGATATTCCAAAATAAGCTCAATATAGCATGATAGTCAATTTCTCATAAAACGTTCACGAAACGTATCTagtaaatcatgcttttcatgtatgcatttttactaataaaacatgcatttttagaaggggGTTAACTCACAGATACTTCACTGCCGAAGAGCCAAGAAAACTAGCGAAGATGGAAACATCACAATATATGcgcctaagcacataaagggtctaattaataaaactatattataacaattgaatttgggaaaacaggcGTCAGAAACTGATttcaggacgtcgaattaccctaagaaaggTCTCGGGTAAATTTCCTAAAAGTCAACATGATAATATTCCAGGAATATTCCTCAAAAGAATATTCCAACCGGATATGGGCTAGTGAGTTTGGGTGGAAAGATCTTAAGCCCAAGGCCTAAATTTCCAAAAGGGTTTTGGTTTAGGCTTTAAAGGGTTCGGGTAATTGGGTTGGGTTTTAGTCTAAATGGGTTTGGGTTTCAGGGcaaagagtcttctacgagtgtgaaTTTattctctcaatgaaagcaccaatttgtggatgcaaatttcttcctccttgatcttgtacaaaaatgcacctacaaaacaactaacaCCTTTGGTTAAAGTCAAAAGCCTCaagcgcccacgatgaatgggggggctttggccgaagaacctccgatgctgaagttagaatttaaagagaaaaatgtttagagagctttttgggagttttgcaagagtgttggaactgtctttttagagaaaatggagtcctatttatagagcatgACCGGCCCTCTTTGGAAGAAAGAGTGGCCGAccctagggtatttttgggggtgtaatgggtgatttaattggtgattaatggactaattaggaattaatacattaattagccaattaacctcCACTTAAATGGAATGTTATGTAGGTTATAAAAtaattacctaagatgaggatggatgagaataTCTTTGAATTGGTTACCTATTTTGcacacttttgacttgattgacggatgattgtccgctgctcgcgtgtaggaatcttggtatgcctcaagggtattttgtcattttttacccaaaaatccacgtgtcgtattgtgattatttttgtctccacaactacgaatggcttgatcccttcatTTAGGGTACGTAAGCAGTCTAACCAGgatgttagatgcaaccataaattaaacaaaatgattattttttttctgtgtGGTTAGTTAGAATTATAATTAACCATTATTTTATTGTGGCCTACCTGTGTGTTTGGCTTCCGAATTAGAAATTTCGGGTCGTTATAGAATGGTTCAACCTAGTTCGGTCAAAGCTTACCAAATGGTGATGCCCTACTTTGGCAAGGATGCATCGAAAGGCATGCTCTGCTTCAGCAGAGATGCACCAAACAATATTGCTATGCTTCTACAAAGGCTTACCGAACAGACCCCTCTAACTTCGACTGGAGCATACCGAACCTAAGTCTGGTTCTGTCTCTCTCATGATCCAATTtcaagtttgtttttacaacatatggtagaatcagggtcTGCCAAGGTGTGagcatcatgcccgaagcatgacCCTTGGCACGTAAGACGTAAGACTttaagaataagggataatattccTAAACCTCAACCATGCAGAATCTACTTCCGTCTCAATGGattagatcattggttatgcacatgTTCGTGCCCTTACCATTGTCATTGAGTAGTACCATTttcgtagtcaatatgtgagactaatttttcTCCACCAAACATCAttggaagagcagaattttgacatggatggccttgttggccgaatctccttagtaaaccatttactttgtgaacattttttttatgttcttggattcacatttggtgtttgttttagttatAGATAATCTTATCAATCTTGTCCTCGaaaatgagttaattgaatcatgtttcttgtatacatgtgaccgaattcaattaaacacgtgactAGGTATGAATGAGGGAAAGTTAGTCGTCTGGATGAATGTGATACTACGCATACTAACTTTACagctaaatcacatctctagcaacgactttaggtctatccaacctgattaagaggtTTGGTACACTCCTCATTGTATGAATAGTACTAAATTACCATGTCAGAGACCTTATATTCTCACTGTTCTAGAAGAACGTCATTGGATTtataaggatattcgagatgacaacgatcataaatgaaaccactaaTGAAAAATAGAATTGAATGTCTTctcaccacctccaaaaatgtgCATGAAGCTTTACTTTAGGGCCAATGGGCTATCTCCCAATTGAGAACATGCCACATGTGGCCGGCTTAGAGTCGGGTGATTTGAccagtttacttgttttggcatGACCATTTAGGACACTTAGGTAAAACAATGATGCTTCGACGCATCTCCTTACCCAAAGTAAGGATCTTGGGCTTAccagcacactttgccaagcctgCTCGTTgtgggaaattgattttctaaatcatccctagcaaagatacgaaatgatcttttttttcacagtggattcaaaGGAATATACGTGGACTAATCtaaccaaaatgcggaccatataaatacttatggttttggttgataaatcgataaactggtcacatgtttctCCACACACATTACTAGTAAACCTCATGGCCGattttaagggttcaccaccatACTTATCCCATAAAGTCTGGGAAACTGGATAATGTCGGAGAGTTTATATTGAcagttttcgataaagtattgaaTGTCATCTTGGGTTTCTAATTGAACattgaattcccatgttcaccccataACAACCTCGCATAATGATCATAAAGCACAATTTAATTGATCGCCCGGACCTTGGGTGAACGCACCAAGTTTTTTATTTCTGCCAAGGGTTATGCAATCTTGTATGCAACTATGTTGGTCTatcttgaggcccattgccatcTAACCATTTCgatgttacagttggttactgggtacgaacctgacgcTTTTTTTATTTACACATTGGGGTGTGCATTCCTTGTGCTACATTGCGTTGCTGCAACATACCAACATGGGTCCTTAAAAAAGGATGTGATTTtttgtcgattatgattctccttctcactagctctcttagagcccttgcatgcgatctctttaccgctatTTGTGGATTGTCACTTCAATGAGACAGTTTTCtcgccgttagggggagataagaatgtcaacgTTCTTGTAGAATGACACAAATTTgcgtggacgttgcccactatgtctcatctcgatccccatactgtacaagtgtgataagcaagtgcgatgaattctagctttcaAAATGTTGCTCCAGATGCATTCCtatgatctagctaaagtgaagCGATCATATACCAGTTGCAAACATGCCTGCACAGATAaacgtacttaacggacgtcAAGTCAACATCCCCGAAGGATGTGCCATCCATGTTGGATGGTCTAGTACACCGGCGAATAGCCAATAAATCGTCTTGGCTTGGAGCACAACAAATCACTTGGTTCATACGATTCATTTCCCTAAAAGATGAAGATCACGACACAACAATGAATACATACTTGATTgcggtctcaaatcatttccatctcatgagattaatccggattactcctgagacttgaagttcttggtccagtatactagtttggataaaaaaatggaattgaaatgagattaccattGATGATATTTTCACTTATATAGTAGTTAtcaacataaatgaaaagcgacaaTATCGAACCGTATTTCGTTGAatagtgacaacgtagaactgattggacaaccgaaattacaatccaagttaaaattccttaccaaagtgtgtttcgatcctatcgttcctacactgcccaaggtaagtgGGAAATGAAGTGTAATGAGATCGATAATATAGTACGATATGATGCATGCCCTACGGtgtaaggtttctctcaaacgccCTGTAATTGATAGCAGCACTATGAAATATGGTTAGTGTTTCTACATGGAGATATAGATATGGAggtttacatgtaagttccccaAGAATTATATGGACTAGTTCAAATAGTTTcaaaccacggaacactctATTAACTTGTTTGAGGTGTTCACTTACTGATTGAAACAatccgacggatgtggtatacccgtctaagtgattatttgatcagtcagggatatgaatgaatgcccttgcgtgttaaactatgaagtcttattccgatTTGctagttacagtttatgtcgttgacaagaacctcactaagactctagaagagcttaagaaaactgcctcgcacctgaagatggattttgagatgaaggatcttgggaaaactcgtttatccCTTGACTTAAAGTTCAAGTGTTGTTTTGACGGTACTTTGGTCTACTAGTCGAACTGCACCCTGAATGTGTTACCTTTGAGAATACATATGATCTTCCAAtgctatatgcaaatgagacccttgaagaggttatggaatccgtaattccatatctaagttcaactttgcgcttcgttATACTTAGCTCATTGCGTTAGATAAGACATATCCTTCGTTGTTGATCTATTGGTAAAGATACAACACCGCATCTATATGCAACCATTGAATTGGTATTCAAGACGTTTTTCCGTTACCCTGAAAGGTACTATGGATTTGGGCAAATCTTAACGTATCTCGAGCGGATCTGACCCCCCTGATCTTccaaatgatgcttgccttgttgttatgctgacgttggttacttatcaaaccagtataaggcaaaatccccaaatggttatgtctttaccattaaggaacaacgcaatatcttggaggtccacgatatgaccttagttgcgaaatcttcgaatcattccaagactcacctcattTCACTACGCCACATGTAAGACATGGTTGAGagctcttgttgagcatattctaagtacttgttgttttcatccatcgttgagtcccaaatacgatccatgaagattatgccgcatgtatcaacccgaccaagacatgatacatcaacgaagtcaacaccaagacatattgcatttacatcagcaaagcattaggagattgaagtcatgtaAGCCAATCCctgacaaccttgccgacctctacatgATGTCACtaccgaagtcaaccttccagaagcctgttcgaggaattggtatgcctaactattcatatagaatgcttgtagttctcatttggtcttcaaactcagggggagtatgtagaagtatactcacttgatcataatgtactctttttccctacaattataagcattttcccactaggtttttgctacctaactaggttttgacgaggcacctatcttgggatgatcatacccttgtgagctcttctacttacGTCCAGAAGACGTAtaattttgacttaatgcaacttttcacttttctccttagtttatgagtttttctcccaccttgggttttaccataatgaggttttgtgagttttaccttttatgcattcttccgttgttTTGAGACTCGTATTCGCTCATTATGTCGGCGACTTCATCAATTGTACTTACTTCATCATTGAAGACTGGATGTAccatttgtttgagtatttacacactcaagggggagtgttgcagtcatatttgattaggaatgtgattgtgtaaatcctaacatatctaggatatccttatgggattctaccatatctcttagACTTGATATTATCCatttaagagttgtaatcctattagggtaatgaatttaccttccctactactataaataaaggcacaatggggtggaatagaacacacctcataattacacgtctctctcttctctctctatgccaCGCCCGCTCTCCCTCTTTGACCTCCATATTTGTTCAgtaattatgcctacaacaaaaacctaaattttatgggctaaaatttttagattttaagGTAAGGGTTCAAGATgatcttagtgtagataatattaattgttaaaaaaaaagaagtgattttataaaaaatatctCATGTCATCGCCTTATGTGCTTTCAAATTCAccgaaaaatttaaattcaaatgttATGATTTGAATTAAAAATGAGTCCAAATTTCTGTAATGGATTGGAAAAATAAAACTCATACGTATGTGcattcaaattatgaaatttgagTTCGAGGTGGTACTCATGTTAACaaagaaattcaacaaaaattaAGATTTGCTTTTTGACTCGGATTCTCTAATGCATATATGCGAATTTTCAAAAGTCGTTTTCTCCTCAAATGCAgactcaaaataaaaaaaaaaaaattgaaactcaACACCTTTTTTTGTAACTAATTATGGCCCTCTCAAATTCACTTCCACACAATGGGGGATCATAAATTTTGAGTGGCGAAGATTAATAGCTTAGAACTAATTCACCatcaaaactttaaaaactaataagtaataaTCAAAATGAA
The nucleotide sequence above comes from Malus sylvestris chromosome 16, drMalSylv7.2, whole genome shotgun sequence. Encoded proteins:
- the LOC126607303 gene encoding methyl-CpG-binding domain-containing protein 2-like, translated to MDSRNFCAVSMDSRNPCKITFKKLRREEEQNTPPQDAIDVPPSSSSTSSDSDSGSDDETLRTHLQSNELVLYDPATAAANANAADTVHDNAKTLISSPFDRPNNPMSFPWTYPFNQPPRVLPSVGAFTVQCANCFKWRLIPSKEKYEEIREHILEEPFYCETAREWRDLVSCDDPEDITQDGSRLWAIDKPNIAQPPPGWQRLLRIRGEGGTRFADVYYESPTGKKLRSSVEIQKYLLQHPEYMDAGVNMSQFSFVTPKPLQENYVRKRSDNYSKKHPAHLTDSAETPRLLAPGEEINPVAWVGLADGPELQPRRLALPPPEAREPLFDPSVRPTKKRATRTPSSKTYKADPSISTESSPERPDQS